The proteins below come from a single Maylandia zebra isolate NMK-2024a linkage group LG23, Mzebra_GT3a, whole genome shotgun sequence genomic window:
- the LOC101484482 gene encoding uncharacterized protein LOC101484482 — protein sequence MLPSCSLGFMILVVAWKTLGGNSEKEGVYKKVGDKVVLTPGSVSASITRIKWTHDQDVALEWTRQQRFTSWHFRDGCEVDTSTGVLTISNLALNDSGSYTAEINDEVMSTTEIIVITTVPNPTVSTWCHPEMTYCTLTCEPNVTDDAKPITYYWMIDDMVKQSPTSQFNITQANRERLISCQLENPVSYGYSEKILNPLLIRNRALLSLPFVWILVFPFGLICCKCCCCTRRTRRHRSSTATNTVR from the exons ATGTTACCATCGTGCTCTTTGGGTTTTATGATTCTGGTGGTGGCTTGGAAGACGCTGGGTGGTAACTCAG AGAAAGAAGGCGTCTACAAGAAAGTGGGTGACAAAGTCGTCCTCACACCAGGCTCTGTGTCTGCTTCCATCACCAGGATCAAGTGGACACATGATCAGGATGTTGCTCTGGAGTGGACCAGACAACAACGTTTCACCTCCTGGCACTTCCGAG ATGGCTGTGAGGTGGATACCTCCACTGGGGTCCTGACGATCTCAAACCTGGCTCTAAACGACAGCGGCAGCTACACGGCGGAGATTAATGATGAAGTCATGAGCACAACGGAAATCATTGTTATCA CCACTGTCCCTAATCCTACTGTGTCCACATGGTGCCACCCTGAGATGACCTACTGTACTCTCACTTGTGAACCCAACGTGACAGATGATGCCAAACCGATCACCTATTACTGGATGATAGATGACATGGTGAAACAGTCTCCAACCAGTCAGTTCAACATCACACAG GCAAACAGAGAGCGTTTGATAAGCTGTCAGCTGGAAAACCCAGTCAGCTATGGATACAGTGAAAAAATCCTGAATCCACTCTTAATCA GGAATCGGGCTTTACTGAGCTTACCATTTGTATGGATTCTGGTGTTCCCGTTTGGCCTTATTTGTTGTAAATGCTG ttgttgtacccgCAGGACCCGAAGACACCGCTCCTCCACTGCTACCAACACTGTGAGATAG